One genomic segment of Cardinium endosymbiont of Philonthus spinipes includes these proteins:
- a CDS encoding IS5 family transposase, with amino-acid sequence MSLKQTKQLSFSDISANKRKCKHTFFDQINKLVNWSVVEKALRLHYPKGLRLSGKPAYSPLLLFKMLLLQTWYGLSDYAVEEEVNDRITFSRFCGISMDSSVPDHSVLSRFRTTLTEKNALEKLLHIINNQLSDHGVLVQNGSAAVDASITPTPRRPKGKKSYDLHEDGTITTAESYQKGVDPEASWIKKGHHLYYGYKRHVLVESKEGLVLAVGTTKASSHDSGHLQVLLDKVRLKSGSRLYADKGYSGSPNENLLKKKKLKSAIQKKGARNNPLSPTAKRFNKLVSKTRYKVERVFGSIKSWFRSSGARYIGLAKTHTQHVMEAIAYNLYRSPNIILRGI; translated from the coding sequence ATGTCGCTCAAGCAAACTAAGCAATTAAGTTTTTCAGATATTTCCGCCAATAAGCGTAAGTGCAAACACACTTTCTTTGATCAAATCAACAAGCTAGTTAATTGGTCAGTAGTAGAAAAAGCACTCCGATTACATTATCCTAAAGGTTTACGTTTATCAGGCAAACCGGCCTATAGTCCTCTGCTTCTATTCAAAATGCTATTGCTACAGACGTGGTATGGCTTGAGCGACTATGCAGTCGAAGAAGAAGTGAATGATCGTATCACTTTTAGCAGATTTTGTGGTATTTCGATGGATAGTTCTGTTCCAGATCATAGTGTACTAAGTAGATTTAGAACTACCCTTACAGAGAAGAATGCTTTAGAAAAGTTATTGCATATCATTAATAATCAGCTATCTGATCATGGTGTATTGGTTCAAAACGGTTCAGCAGCTGTAGATGCTTCTATTACCCCTACCCCTAGACGCCCTAAAGGTAAAAAAAGCTACGATCTGCATGAAGATGGAACCATAACCACAGCTGAAAGTTATCAAAAAGGAGTAGATCCAGAAGCAAGTTGGATAAAAAAAGGCCATCATCTCTACTATGGCTATAAGCGGCATGTTCTTGTGGAAAGCAAAGAGGGGTTGGTGCTAGCCGTAGGTACCACAAAAGCATCTAGTCATGATAGTGGGCATTTACAGGTATTATTGGATAAAGTAAGGCTAAAATCAGGCAGCAGACTCTATGCAGATAAAGGCTATAGCGGGTCGCCCAACGAAAATTTACTAAAGAAAAAGAAGTTAAAATCAGCTATTCAGAAAAAAGGGGCTAGAAACAATCCTTTATCACCCACTGCTAAACGGTTTAATAAATTAGTATCTAAAACGCGCTATAAAGTAGAACGGGTATTTGGAAGTATTAAAAGTTGGTTCCGTAGCTCAGGAGCCAGATATATAGGCCTTGCTAAAACCCATACGCAACATGTTATGGAGGCAATAGCCTATAACTTATATAGGTCCCCAAACATCATATTAAGAGGTATCTAG
- a CDS encoding ATP-dependent Clp protease proteolytic subunit — protein MLGLYHIRRAIRVGFPCFTLLTAAHVGLAKQEKNKQTAVVAPTIQKVVPDVDKANIANKNKLQSDLEAENALNRARLEKQLSTIIAQIEQLRLEKERQRLDKEIEDENVRREHDKEMRLLNMKREKLAIKLELAKVKLMMQMEQYDSQLLKIGKKIELEKGETQLLQEAAHRLQAEMETLQAQAARDKHIQKKPIYLKDPLIKKSNTLVLSDRCIDLNGAITPWKANYIVDQIHYFNNKSNEYPIFLVIGDSPGGYISAGWNILQAIEHSKAPVYVVVKTCAASMAAMITTLATKSYAYPNAKILHHQPFSCVWGNLRETKEHYEQLNEIWKRLGSRVAKKMGISLAAFDKKLYEKSMYGDWMEYGNKAKKLKWVDYVIDGIQNSAVSSLPEAVNYTFEQFIKHHYGFDAGKGKEQSSEEEYYQALAPHDFDYRHRPGRKDQIVTK, from the coding sequence ATGTTAGGTTTGTACCATATACGCAGGGCAATAAGAGTAGGCTTTCCTTGTTTTACGTTACTAACGGCTGCTCATGTAGGATTGGCAAAACAGGAAAAAAATAAGCAAACGGCTGTTGTAGCGCCTACAATACAAAAAGTAGTACCTGATGTCGACAAAGCTAACATTGCTAATAAAAACAAGCTGCAAAGTGATCTAGAAGCTGAAAATGCACTCAATCGAGCACGTTTGGAAAAACAACTCTCCACCATCATTGCTCAAATTGAGCAGCTTCGCCTTGAAAAAGAACGTCAACGCCTAGACAAGGAGATAGAGGATGAAAATGTACGCAGGGAGCATGACAAAGAGATGCGTTTGCTCAACATGAAAAGGGAAAAACTGGCCATCAAACTAGAACTAGCAAAAGTTAAGTTAATGATGCAAATGGAACAGTATGACAGTCAATTGCTTAAAATTGGGAAAAAAATAGAATTAGAAAAAGGAGAAACACAACTACTACAAGAAGCTGCCCATCGATTACAAGCAGAAATGGAAACCTTACAGGCCCAAGCAGCGCGAGACAAGCATATTCAAAAAAAGCCTATTTACCTAAAAGACCCATTGATCAAGAAAAGCAATACCTTAGTCCTTTCGGATCGATGCATTGACTTAAATGGGGCGATTACACCTTGGAAGGCAAATTACATTGTAGATCAAATTCACTATTTTAATAATAAAAGTAATGAATACCCTATATTTTTGGTCATTGGTGATTCCCCAGGCGGGTATATAAGTGCAGGGTGGAATATTTTACAAGCAATAGAACATAGCAAAGCACCTGTTTACGTGGTTGTAAAAACATGCGCCGCTTCTATGGCAGCTATGATTACCACATTGGCCACTAAATCTTATGCTTATCCAAATGCTAAAATCCTACATCATCAGCCCTTTTCCTGCGTTTGGGGTAATCTCAGAGAAACCAAAGAGCATTATGAGCAGCTTAATGAAATCTGGAAACGTTTAGGAAGTAGGGTAGCTAAAAAAATGGGTATATCGCTTGCAGCATTTGATAAAAAGCTCTACGAGAAGTCTATGTATGGGGACTGGATGGAGTATGGTAACAAAGCTAAAAAGCTTAAATGGGTCGATTACGTAATTGATGGTATTCAAAATAGTGCGGTAAGCAGCCTACCAGAAGCAGTCAACTATACTTTCGAACAATTTATAAAGCACCATTATGGCTTTGATGCTGGAAAAGGAAAGGAACAATCTTCAGAAGAGGAATATTACCAAGCGCTAGCGCCTCACGATTTTGACTATAGGCACAGACCTGGTCGAAAAGATCAGATAGTGACTAAGTAA